A portion of the Streptococcus sp. Marseille-Q6470 genome contains these proteins:
- the msrB gene encoding peptide-methionine (R)-S-oxide reductase MsrB: MTEIYLAGGCFWGLEEYFSRISGVLQTSVGYANGQVETTNYQLIKETDHAETVQVIYDEKAVSLREILLYYFRVIDPLSVNQQGNDRGRQYRTGIYYLEEADLPTINTVVREQELLIGRKIAVEVEKLRHYILAEDYHQDYLKKNPGGYCHIDVRDAEKPLIDAANYEKPSQAVLKEKLSEESYRVTQEAATEAPFSNAYDQTFEEGIYVDITTGEPLFFAKDKFASGCGWPSFSRPISKELIHYYQDLSHGMERIEVRSRSGNAHLGHVFTDGPRELGGLRYCINSASLRFIAKDEMEEAGYGYLLPYLNK; encoded by the coding sequence ATGACAGAAATATATCTAGCAGGCGGTTGTTTTTGGGGCTTAGAGGAATACTTTTCCCGTATTTCTGGAGTATTGCAAACAAGTGTTGGTTATGCCAATGGTCAGGTAGAAACCACCAATTATCAACTGATCAAAGAAACAGATCACGCAGAGACTGTGCAAGTCATTTATGATGAAAAGGCAGTCTCGCTCCGTGAGATTTTACTCTATTATTTCCGAGTTATTGATCCATTATCTGTCAATCAACAAGGAAATGATCGTGGTCGTCAATACCGCACAGGGATTTATTACCTAGAAGAAGCTGATCTACCAACGATCAATACAGTAGTTCGCGAACAAGAACTCCTCATCGGTCGTAAAATAGCAGTGGAAGTGGAGAAACTACGTCACTACATCTTGGCTGAAGACTATCACCAAGACTATCTCAAGAAAAATCCTGGTGGTTATTGCCACATTGATGTGAGAGATGCAGAGAAACCATTGATTGATGCGGCCAACTATGAAAAACCGAGTCAAGCAGTGCTAAAAGAAAAACTATCTGAGGAATCCTACCGAGTTACCCAAGAGGCTGCAACGGAAGCTCCTTTTAGCAATGCTTATGACCAAACTTTTGAGGAAGGGATTTATGTCGATATCACGACTGGGGAGCCCCTCTTCTTTGCCAAGGATAAGTTTGCCTCTGGCTGTGGTTGGCCAAGTTTTAGCCGTCCTATTTCCAAGGAACTCATTCATTACTACCAGGACTTGAGTCACGGGATGGAGCGTATCGAAGTTCGTTCACGTTCGGGGAATGCTCACTTGGGTCATGTCTTCACAGATGGCCCTCGTGAACTAGGTGGATTACGCTATTGTATCAATTCTGCATCCTTACGTTTTATCGCTAAGGATGAAATGGAAGAAGCAGGCTATGGCTACCTACTTCCATATTTGAACAAGTAA
- a CDS encoding ABC transporter ATP-binding protein — protein MKHLLSYFKPYLKESFLAPLFKLLEAVFELLVPMVIAGIVDQSIPQKDQGHLWMQMGFLFVFAVIGVLVALVAQFYSAKAAVGFAKELTNDLYRHILSLPKDSRDRLTTSSLVTRLTSDTYQIQTGINQFLRLFLRAPIIVFGAIFMAYRLSPELTFWFLVMVAILTLVIVVLSRLVNPLYSILRKKTDQQVQETRQQLQGMRVIRAFGQEKREIEHFQVLNQIYTAIQMKTGYWSSLLTPLTYLIVNGTLLVIIWNGYLSIQGGWLSQGALIALINYLLQILVELIKLAMLINSLNQSYISAKRINEVFAEKPEDILAEIVQKETSSNQSLRVEHLSFTYPDAAQPSLRNLSFAMQQGQILGIIGGTGSGKSTLVQILLGLYAADKGSISLYRDGRSPRNLSEWRSWMAYVPQKVELFKGTIRSNLTLGMEDPVSDQELWQALEIAQAKDFVSDKEGQLDAEVQAGGRNFSGGQKQRLSIARGVLRRAPFLILDDATSALDTITESNLLTAIQENLPNTSLILISQRTSTLKIADQILLLEKGEQLALGNHEELMETSQVYREINASQHGKED, from the coding sequence ATGAAACACTTACTTTCTTACTTTAAACCCTACCTCAAGGAGTCGTTTCTAGCGCCCTTGTTTAAGTTGCTAGAAGCCGTTTTTGAACTCTTGGTTCCCATGGTGATAGCTGGGATTGTCGACCAATCTATCCCCCAAAAAGATCAGGGACATCTCTGGATGCAAATGGGTTTCCTCTTTGTTTTTGCGGTTATCGGCGTCTTGGTAGCCTTAGTTGCTCAGTTTTACTCAGCAAAGGCAGCAGTAGGATTTGCCAAGGAGTTGACCAATGACCTCTATCGTCATATTCTTTCCTTGCCCAAGGATAGTAGAGACCGCTTAACGACCTCGAGTTTGGTGACGCGTTTGACTTCAGATACTTATCAGATTCAGACAGGGATCAATCAATTTTTACGCCTCTTTTTAAGGGCGCCTATTATTGTTTTCGGTGCCATTTTCATGGCTTATCGCCTCTCGCCTGAATTGACCTTCTGGTTCTTGGTCATGGTTGCCATTTTGACCCTTGTCATTGTCGTGTTATCACGCTTGGTCAATCCTCTTTATAGCATTTTGAGAAAGAAAACAGATCAGCAGGTTCAGGAAACACGCCAACAACTACAAGGGATGCGCGTGATTCGTGCTTTTGGCCAAGAAAAACGAGAGATTGAACATTTCCAAGTACTCAACCAAATCTATACGGCTATCCAAATGAAAACAGGCTACTGGTCTAGTCTCTTGACCCCCTTGACCTATTTGATTGTCAACGGAACTTTGCTGGTGATTATCTGGAATGGTTATCTTTCTATCCAGGGAGGATGGCTCAGTCAGGGTGCCTTGATTGCCTTAATCAACTATCTCCTGCAAATCTTAGTCGAATTGATCAAGCTGGCCATGCTGATCAATTCACTCAACCAGTCCTATATTTCTGCCAAGCGGATTAATGAAGTCTTTGCAGAAAAGCCTGAAGATATACTGGCAGAAATTGTTCAAAAAGAAACTTCCTCGAACCAGTCCTTACGAGTTGAACACTTGAGTTTTACCTACCCAGATGCTGCTCAACCATCCTTGCGAAATCTTTCTTTTGCTATGCAACAAGGACAAATTCTTGGAATTATCGGGGGAACTGGTTCTGGTAAGTCAACCTTGGTCCAGATCTTACTTGGCCTTTATGCAGCAGATAAGGGAAGCATTTCCCTTTATCGAGATGGACGTAGTCCTCGCAATCTTTCTGAATGGCGGTCCTGGATGGCTTATGTCCCTCAAAAAGTTGAACTCTTTAAGGGAACCATTCGTTCTAACTTGACTCTGGGTATGGAAGACCCTGTCTCTGACCAAGAACTATGGCAGGCTTTAGAAATTGCTCAGGCCAAGGATTTTGTCAGTGACAAGGAAGGTCAGCTGGATGCAGAGGTTCAAGCAGGAGGCCGTAATTTCTCAGGTGGACAAAAGCAACGTTTATCGATTGCCCGGGGAGTCTTGCGTCGAGCACCATTCCTCATTCTGGATGATGCGACTTCAGCCCTTGATACGATAACTGAGTCTAATCTTCTAACGGCCATTCAGGAAAACTTGCCAAATACTAGTTTGATCCTGATTTCCCAACGAACTTCAACCTTGAAGATTGCTGATCAAATTCTCCTTTTAGAAAAAGGGGAGCAATTAGCACTTGGAAATCATGAGGAATTGATGGAGACTAGCCAAGTCTATCGTGAAATCAATGCATCCCAACATGGAAAGGAGGACTAG
- a CDS encoding ABC transporter ATP-binding protein, with the protein MKGKHASQTLKRLAKDLAGHPVLLFLAFLGTITQVALSIYLPILIGRVIDQVLVTGSSQVFWQIFLQMILVVIGNTLVQWANPLLYNRLIFSYTRDLREKIIEKLHRLPIALVDRQGSGEMVSRVTTDIEQLAAGLNMIFNQFFIGVLMILVSILAMLQIHLLMTLLVLLLTPLSMVISRFIAKKSYHLFQKQTESRGIQTQLIEESLTQQNIIQSFNAQEEFIERLHEANDNYAGYSQSAIFYSSTVNPSTRFVNSLIYALLAGVGALRIMAGSTLTVGRLVTFLNYVQQYTKPFNDISSVLAELQSALACAERVYAVLESPEITETGLKELNSDQVKGAISFKHVSFGYTLEKILIKDLSIDIPAGSKVAIVGPTGAGKSTIINLLMRFYPINSGDILLDDSSIYDYTRASLRQQFGMVLQETWLKQGTIHDNIAFGNPDASREQVIAAGKAANADFFIQQLPQGYDTKLENAGESLSVGQAQLLTIARVFLAIPKILILDEATSSIDTRTEVLVQDAFSKLMKGRTSFIIAHRLSTIQDADLILVLVDGDIVEYGNHEELMTRKGKYYQMQQAATFIPE; encoded by the coding sequence ATGAAAGGCAAACATGCAAGTCAAACCCTTAAACGATTAGCAAAAGATTTAGCTGGCCATCCCGTCCTTCTTTTCCTAGCTTTCTTAGGAACCATCACTCAAGTGGCTTTATCAATCTATCTGCCAATCTTGATTGGACGTGTGATTGACCAAGTTTTAGTGACGGGCTCATCTCAGGTATTTTGGCAGATTTTCCTCCAGATGATATTGGTGGTGATAGGGAATACGCTGGTACAATGGGCCAATCCCCTCCTATACAACCGCCTCATTTTCTCCTATACCAGAGATTTACGCGAAAAAATCATTGAAAAGCTCCATCGTCTTCCGATTGCCCTTGTAGATAGACAAGGTAGTGGAGAAATGGTCAGCCGTGTCACGACAGATATCGAGCAGTTGGCAGCGGGTCTGAATATGATTTTCAACCAATTTTTCATAGGAGTTTTGATGATTTTGGTCAGCATCCTTGCTATGCTCCAAATCCATCTATTGATGACTCTCTTGGTTCTGCTCTTAACACCTCTATCTATGGTCATTTCACGCTTTATCGCTAAGAAATCCTACCATCTCTTTCAAAAGCAGACAGAGTCTAGGGGTATTCAGACTCAATTGATAGAAGAATCGCTCACCCAACAGAACATTATCCAGTCCTTCAATGCTCAGGAAGAATTTATCGAGAGACTTCATGAGGCAAATGACAACTACGCAGGTTATTCTCAGTCGGCTATCTTTTATTCATCGACAGTAAATCCTTCCACCCGTTTTGTCAATTCCCTTATTTATGCCCTACTAGCTGGTGTTGGAGCCTTGCGCATCATGGCGGGTTCTACTTTGACGGTTGGGCGTTTAGTGACCTTTTTGAACTATGTGCAGCAGTACACCAAGCCTTTTAATGATATTTCATCAGTCTTAGCTGAGTTGCAAAGTGCCTTAGCTTGTGCAGAACGTGTTTATGCTGTGTTGGAAAGTCCGGAGATTACAGAAACTGGTCTTAAAGAATTGAACAGCGACCAAGTCAAAGGAGCTATTTCCTTTAAGCATGTTTCTTTTGGCTATACTCTAGAAAAAATATTGATTAAGGACTTGTCTATTGATATTCCAGCTGGTAGTAAGGTTGCTATCGTAGGACCAACGGGTGCTGGGAAGTCTACCATCATTAATCTTCTTATGCGTTTTTACCCGATTAACTCTGGAGATATTTTGCTAGATGATAGCTCCATTTATGACTATACCCGAGCATCTCTTCGACAGCAGTTTGGGATGGTACTTCAAGAAACTTGGCTCAAGCAAGGAACCATTCATGACAATATTGCCTTTGGTAATCCTGATGCTAGCCGAGAGCAGGTCATTGCAGCAGGCAAGGCAGCAAATGCGGATTTCTTTATCCAACAATTGCCCCAAGGTTATGATACCAAGCTTGAAAATGCAGGGGAATCCTTGTCTGTTGGTCAGGCTCAGCTTTTAACCATTGCCCGTGTCTTTCTAGCCATTCCTAAGATTCTTATCTTAGATGAGGCGACTTCATCCATCGATACCCGTACCGAGGTGCTGGTTCAGGATGCCTTTTCCAAACTCATGAAGGGGCGAACAAGCTTCATCATTGCCCACCGTTTATCGACCATTCAGGATGCTGATTTGATTCTTGTCTTGGTGGATGGAGATATTGTCGAGTATGGCAATCATGAGGAACTCATGACGAGAAAAGGCAAATACTATCAAATGCAGCAAGCAGCAACTTTTATCCCAGAATAA